Proteins encoded by one window of Cyclobacteriaceae bacterium:
- a CDS encoding LuxR C-terminal-related transcriptional regulator → MSIRTVETHKTNILEKLGLRNTAELVKYAIKNGLVSI, encoded by the coding sequence ATTAGCATCCGCACGGTTGAAACACACAAGACCAACATCCTGGAAAAACTAGGCTTGAGGAATACGGCCGAACTTGTTAAATATGCGATTAAAAATGGTTTGGTTTCGATTTAA
- a CDS encoding SLC13 family permease encodes MLFDLFQSIELLGLKYILNILKREETTLDNKTIPMGVKKCWGLWIGIVSFLIILFLPVPEGMSADAKATAAVVVLMSIWWVSEAIPVYVTAFLPLVLYPALKIMEPAQTAANYGHNYALMFLAVFFLAKAIETQKLHKRIALSIINLFGTSRKKIIFSMMVATSLVSMWIANVTTALMMLPIALAIVAKDEEIEGKGNSFATALMLSIAYSASIGGLATLIGSPTNMIFVGIFEKLFPAAPPLSFFTWLKIGIPILLVFIPAFWFFITWFYKISGRLSDNLTIIENELKALGTMKTGEKRVLALGILTVVCWVFKADLVFGEFVVPGWTNLFDLDGYMHDSTIAMASALILFALPAGDGKRLITWKEASQVPWGVVMIVGGGYAVAEGFVETGLADWLGLQLNFIGNFPFIIILISVVGFVLFFTEFNSNTASANILLPVLASTAIAASVNPLLIMIPATIACSCAFMMPAATGPNTVVLASERVSVAEMVKCGFWLNIIAVALLTILLYFVIIPWLNLEMDLPAWAL; translated from the coding sequence ATGTTATTTGATCTTTTTCAATCGATTGAATTATTAGGTTTGAAGTACATCTTAAATATTCTTAAGAGAGAAGAAACCACATTAGATAACAAAACAATACCTATGGGGGTAAAAAAATGCTGGGGGCTTTGGATTGGGATCGTAAGCTTTTTAATCATTTTATTTCTTCCTGTACCGGAGGGTATGTCAGCAGATGCAAAAGCCACTGCCGCCGTAGTTGTTTTGATGAGTATTTGGTGGGTATCTGAAGCTATCCCTGTTTATGTGACAGCTTTTTTACCACTTGTTTTATATCCTGCTTTGAAAATAATGGAACCTGCACAAACAGCTGCCAATTATGGGCACAATTATGCGCTAATGTTTCTGGCTGTTTTCTTTCTCGCAAAAGCAATTGAAACACAAAAACTTCATAAACGAATTGCATTGTCCATCATTAATTTGTTCGGCACTAGCCGAAAAAAAATAATCTTTAGTATGATGGTAGCAACGTCCCTGGTATCAATGTGGATTGCAAATGTAACCACAGCGTTAATGATGTTGCCAATTGCATTGGCAATTGTAGCGAAAGATGAAGAAATTGAAGGAAAAGGGAATTCGTTTGCTACTGCATTAATGTTATCGATTGCATACTCCGCATCCATTGGCGGGCTTGCTACTTTAATTGGATCACCAACCAATATGATCTTTGTCGGTATTTTTGAAAAATTATTCCCAGCTGCACCACCCCTTTCATTCTTTACATGGTTAAAGATCGGTATACCAATATTGCTTGTTTTTATTCCTGCATTCTGGTTTTTTATTACGTGGTTTTATAAAATCAGTGGCCGTTTAAGTGATAACTTAACAATAATAGAAAATGAACTCAAAGCATTGGGCACCATGAAAACGGGTGAGAAACGTGTTTTGGCCTTGGGAATTTTAACGGTGGTTTGCTGGGTGTTTAAAGCTGATCTCGTGTTTGGTGAGTTTGTTGTTCCTGGGTGGACTAATTTATTTGATCTGGACGGATACATGCATGACAGCACAATTGCAATGGCCTCCGCTTTAATTTTATTCGCACTGCCTGCTGGCGATGGAAAGCGCTTAATTACCTGGAAGGAAGCGAGTCAAGTTCCGTGGGGGGTAGTAATGATTGTTGGAGGAGGGTACGCTGTTGCAGAAGGATTTGTTGAGACTGGTTTAGCGGACTGGCTTGGCCTGCAACTCAATTTTATAGGAAATTTTCCATTTATAATTATACTAATAAGTGTTGTCGGTTTTGTCCTGTTTTTTACAGAATTTAACTCCAATACTGCCAGTGCAAACATACTTTTGCCAGTCTTAGCAAGTACCGCAATCGCAGCCAGTGTTAATCCACTCTTAATTATGATACCTGCAACAATTGCCTGTTCATGTGCATTTATGATGCCTGCTGCTACAGGTCCAAATACAGTAGTGTTGGCAAGTGAACGTGTGTCTGTTGCGGAAATGGTTAAATGTGGGTTTTGGCTGAATATTATCGCGGTAGCTTTACTTACAATACTAC